In Fervidobacterium nodosum Rt17-B1, one genomic interval encodes:
- the queA gene encoding tRNA preQ1(34) S-adenosylmethionine ribosyltransferase-isomerase QueA yields the protein MYDYYLPEELIAQSPVEPRDSSRLMVLNKATGEIQHRIFRDIGEYIHEGDLLVFNTTKVIPARLFGKKTTGANIEILLLEKLGLGIWKCLVKPGKAVKEGTEIIFENTNMKMYGKCLSRAEEGTRVIEFSEKEDEKIFSFGNVPLPHYIKNHNVKIERYQTVYAKHEGSVAAPTAGLHFTTELLNELKNKGVKTAEVVLHVGIGTFKPVKVGDIRQHKMHEEYYIVSGETISAINEVKASGKRVIAVGTTTVRTLETIARLQKSDSYSGKTDIFIYPPFEFKIVDALITNFHLPKSSLIMLVSAFAGYDLTMRAYRIAVQERYRFFSFGDAMFIF from the coding sequence ATGTATGATTATTACCTACCAGAAGAGTTAATTGCACAATCGCCCGTTGAACCAAGGGATAGTTCAAGATTGATGGTTCTAAACAAAGCAACTGGTGAAATACAACATAGGATATTTAGAGATATAGGAGAATATATTCACGAGGGGGATTTATTGGTTTTCAACACAACTAAAGTCATTCCTGCAAGATTGTTCGGTAAAAAGACAACTGGTGCTAATATCGAAATTCTTCTACTTGAGAAGTTAGGATTAGGCATTTGGAAATGCCTTGTCAAACCTGGTAAAGCTGTAAAAGAAGGAACGGAAATAATTTTTGAAAATACGAATATGAAAATGTATGGTAAATGTCTTTCAAGAGCAGAAGAAGGTACAAGAGTTATCGAATTTTCAGAAAAGGAAGATGAAAAGATATTCTCTTTTGGAAACGTTCCATTGCCACATTATATAAAAAATCATAACGTTAAAATAGAAAGGTACCAAACTGTTTACGCAAAGCATGAAGGAAGCGTGGCGGCACCAACAGCTGGATTACATTTTACAACAGAGCTACTTAACGAACTAAAAAACAAAGGCGTTAAAACAGCGGAAGTTGTCTTACACGTTGGAATTGGGACTTTTAAGCCTGTTAAAGTTGGAGACATAAGACAACATAAAATGCATGAGGAGTATTACATTGTTTCTGGAGAAACCATAAGTGCTATTAATGAAGTTAAAGCCTCTGGTAAAAGAGTTATAGCTGTTGGAACAACTACTGTAAGAACACTTGAAACGATAGCTAGACTTCAAAAGAGTGATTCTTACTCTGGAAAAACCGATATATTCATATACCCTCCATTTGAATTTAAAATTGTGGACGCGTTAATAACTAATTTTCACTTGCCGAAATCTTCATTAATAATGCTTGTTAGTGCATTCGCTGGTTATGATTTAACGATGAGAGCGTATAGGATAGCTGTGCAGGAAAGGTATAGATTTTTCTCATTTGGTGATGCGATGTTTATTTTTTAA
- the flgB gene encoding flagellar basal body rod protein FlgB — MFNSNFDTLKTALDVQMKRQEIHAQNIANAETPGYKRKYIAFEEYLQESKMKLQMARTSEKHLPSSIKTITAKQVTVKNTTLTNDKNNVDIDMEMTEMVKDALRYQVLSRLMSANIDRYNTVLRNTR; from the coding sequence ATCTTCAATTCCAATTTTGATACACTCAAGACGGCTCTTGACGTTCAAATGAAAAGACAAGAAATACATGCCCAGAATATTGCTAATGCGGAAACTCCTGGGTATAAAAGGAAGTACATAGCTTTTGAGGAATATCTTCAAGAATCGAAGATGAAGTTACAGATGGCAAGGACAAGTGAAAAACACCTTCCATCATCGATAAAAACTATCACAGCCAAGCAAGTTACGGTAAAAAATACAACTTTGACAAACGACAAAAACAACGTTGATATCGATATGGAAATGACAGAGATGGTTAAAGATGCGCTTAGATACCAAGTTCTTTCAAGGCTTATGAGTGCAAATATAGATAGGTACAACACTGTCTTAAGGAATACAAGATAA
- the mutL gene encoding DNA mismatch repair endonuclease MutL: MSVIKKLPQEVVSKIAAGEVVINPASVVKELVENSLDANATSIEVQIRNGGKSYIKVSDNGIGMSRDDMLIAIDRFTTSKISALEDIYNIHSYGFRGEALSSIAEVSRLIITSSDGNNAHRLEVIGGKIIKITETHRERGTTVEVYDLFFNIPARRKFLSSEKVETRMVTEIVEKFMLVQPSVSFVFKIEDEIVYNASKGSLEDRFSIIFPEVKEFSLIEPLQSEIMQISGIISSPQYTRRNRSGQIFFVNKRFVIDNLLNLSFERGYGEALAQGEHPYGVIFLDFLPDKIDVNIHPQKLQVKFSDPQNVYNEIARTIRTTLRKFSFFQMSISKNSEEEEKYSSEISNQNLKAENYQHTDSEWYPNQFKNLYQKETPQTYRPYEPLSSISQNLLLPQLNEKSLPKEFIVLKDRYIVFEDLDGLVIIDFHAAHERIIYEQLKENKFETVQLLIPLHIKLGKSFLQLSQQLTDEFKKYGFDFEIKTLEDGSGEVVIKQIPSILKVTDASNVFLEVLEEYRIPFEKPKGLTYVLASKACKSAVKTGDKLSHDEVQQIIKEIKSKNLLTCPHGRPIMMKLSFSQLDSFFERI; encoded by the coding sequence TTGTCGGTTATTAAAAAACTCCCTCAGGAAGTTGTTTCAAAAATCGCCGCTGGAGAGGTTGTTATTAATCCAGCTTCCGTTGTAAAGGAACTTGTTGAAAATAGTTTAGATGCGAACGCAACAAGCATAGAAGTGCAAATTAGAAATGGTGGAAAGTCATATATAAAGGTTTCAGATAATGGTATAGGCATGTCAAGAGATGATATGCTTATCGCTATTGATAGATTTACAACAAGTAAGATATCTGCCTTAGAAGACATATATAATATACATTCTTACGGTTTTCGTGGTGAAGCTCTTTCATCAATTGCCGAAGTATCCCGCTTAATTATCACATCTTCAGATGGAAATAACGCACACAGGTTGGAGGTAATCGGCGGAAAAATTATAAAAATTACGGAAACTCACAGAGAAAGAGGTACAACTGTTGAGGTTTACGACTTGTTTTTCAATATCCCAGCGAGGAGAAAATTTCTCTCTTCTGAAAAAGTTGAGACTCGAATGGTAACCGAAATTGTTGAGAAATTTATGTTGGTACAACCAAGTGTAAGTTTTGTTTTTAAGATAGAAGATGAAATAGTTTACAATGCGTCAAAAGGAAGTTTGGAAGATAGGTTTTCCATTATATTTCCGGAAGTAAAGGAATTCAGCTTAATTGAACCACTTCAAAGTGAGATAATGCAGATTTCAGGTATAATCTCTTCACCACAATACACAAGAAGAAACCGTTCTGGGCAGATTTTTTTTGTCAACAAACGCTTCGTAATAGATAACTTACTTAATCTTTCATTTGAGCGGGGATATGGTGAAGCTTTAGCACAAGGTGAACATCCGTATGGTGTGATTTTCTTGGACTTTCTACCAGATAAAATAGATGTTAATATACACCCTCAAAAACTCCAGGTAAAATTCTCCGACCCTCAAAATGTGTATAACGAGATAGCGAGAACTATTAGAACAACTTTGAGAAAATTCAGCTTTTTTCAGATGTCTATATCAAAAAATTCAGAGGAAGAAGAAAAATATTCAAGTGAAATTTCAAATCAAAATTTAAAGGCTGAAAATTACCAACACACAGATTCTGAATGGTATCCAAATCAATTTAAAAATTTGTACCAAAAAGAAACTCCTCAAACATACAGACCATATGAACCATTATCTTCAATATCTCAAAATTTATTACTCCCACAATTAAATGAAAAATCGCTCCCAAAAGAATTTATCGTACTTAAGGATAGGTACATTGTCTTTGAGGATTTAGATGGATTGGTTATCATCGATTTCCACGCAGCCCATGAGCGAATAATATATGAACAACTCAAAGAAAATAAATTTGAAACCGTACAATTACTTATACCATTACACATAAAACTCGGAAAAAGCTTTTTGCAATTATCGCAACAATTGACAGATGAATTCAAAAAATACGGTTTTGACTTTGAAATAAAAACGTTAGAAGATGGAAGTGGCGAGGTTGTAATAAAACAGATTCCATCAATTTTAAAGGTTACAGACGCCTCAAATGTTTTTCTTGAAGTCTTAGAGGAATACAGAATTCCTTTCGAAAAGCCGAAAGGCTTAACGTATGTTCTTGCTTCCAAAGCTTGTAAATCCGCTGTAAAAACCGGAGATAAACTCTCTCACGATGAAGTACAGCAAATAATAAAAGAAATAAAAAGTAAAAATCTACTAACTTGTCCCCATGGAAGACCAATAATGATGAAATTATCATTCTCACAGCTTGATAGTTTTTTTGAAAGAATTTAG
- the rpsO gene encoding 30S ribosomal protein S15 — MNKDDIIKEFQIHDTDTGSTAVQIALLTARIRHLTEHLKNHPKDFHSRRGLMKMVGRRRKMLKYLMKKDPELYKQLLEKLSLRK, encoded by the coding sequence ATGAACAAAGACGATATCATCAAGGAATTTCAAATTCACGACACTGACACAGGCAGCACAGCTGTCCAGATTGCCCTTTTGACAGCACGCATCAGACATCTTACAGAACACCTTAAGAACCATCCAAAAGATTTCCACTCAAGACGCGGGCTTATGAAAATGGTCGGAAGAAGAAGAAAAATGTTGAAGTACTTGATGAAAAAGGATCCAGAGCTTTACAAACAACTTCTCGAAAAACTCTCATTAAGAAAGTAA
- the fliE gene encoding flagellar hook-basal body complex protein FliE, with protein MIERINGVNNQIQNISNTQSKSGNSEFSKILSDALQSVNEQQKNVEQMSDDFAKGKISNIHELVVEAEKASISLRLTVEVRNRIVDAYREIMRMQF; from the coding sequence ATGATAGAAAGAATAAATGGGGTTAACAACCAAATTCAAAATATTTCCAACACTCAATCTAAGTCAGGCAATAGTGAATTTAGTAAAATTCTCTCCGATGCGTTACAATCTGTCAATGAACAACAGAAAAATGTTGAGCAGATGAGTGATGATTTTGCCAAGGGGAAGATAAGCAATATTCACGAACTAGTTGTAGAAGCAGAAAAAGCTTCGATATCTTTGAGACTTACCGTTGAAGTTAGAAATAGGATAGTTGATGCTTATAGAGAGATAATGAGAATGCAATTCTAA
- a CDS encoding TldD/PmbA family protein, whose product MLDRFDKVFVEEILGTVLKYGGDFAEVFVEDRFSTNISLKNGKVENAQTGRMFGIGIRGFLGDKAIYAYTNDLSEESVLSVAKRVGEALGEVKLSGTSFDLRKKELNNKHFILLKPEEVRKDIKVAYMKRAYEAAKNYSSLIAQVVVNYWDYNQNVLIANSEGVYVTDNRVRTRLMINAVAMKDGQMESGFYGPGAAMGFEFLDKIDVEQAGIRAARIAARMVDAEAAPAGKMTVVISNEFGGVIFHEAVGHALEASSVARGMSVFAGKLGQQVAAECVSAVDDATIPNAWGSANVDDEGTPTQRIVLIEKGILKGYMIDKLGSRRMGMPSTGSGRRQDYTFAPTSRMSNTFILPGDYHPEEIIASVDYGLYAKTMGGGSVNPATGEFNFAVNEGYLIEKGKITKPVKGATLIGKGYEIIQKIEMVGNDVARGQGMCGSYSGSIPADVGQPTIKVSEIIVGGRNK is encoded by the coding sequence GTGCTTGATAGGTTTGATAAGGTATTTGTTGAGGAAATTTTAGGAACTGTACTAAAGTATGGCGGAGATTTCGCCGAAGTGTTTGTTGAGGATAGGTTCTCAACAAATATTTCACTTAAGAATGGTAAGGTTGAAAACGCGCAAACTGGAAGAATGTTTGGAATAGGTATTAGGGGATTTTTAGGCGATAAGGCAATATACGCTTACACCAACGATTTGTCAGAAGAAAGTGTTTTATCTGTTGCGAAGAGAGTCGGTGAAGCTTTAGGAGAGGTAAAACTATCTGGAACAAGTTTTGATTTAAGAAAGAAAGAATTAAACAACAAACACTTTATACTACTCAAACCTGAAGAAGTCAGAAAAGATATAAAAGTTGCTTATATGAAACGTGCTTACGAAGCTGCAAAGAATTATTCTTCTCTAATCGCACAAGTTGTTGTGAATTACTGGGATTACAATCAAAATGTTTTAATCGCAAATTCTGAAGGTGTTTACGTAACTGATAATCGTGTTAGAACAAGGCTCATGATTAATGCTGTCGCGATGAAAGATGGGCAGATGGAATCTGGTTTCTATGGGCCAGGCGCGGCGATGGGATTTGAATTTTTAGATAAGATCGATGTTGAGCAAGCCGGAATTAGAGCGGCGAGGATAGCTGCAAGAATGGTTGATGCGGAAGCAGCGCCAGCTGGTAAAATGACAGTTGTAATATCCAACGAATTTGGCGGGGTTATTTTCCATGAGGCTGTCGGACACGCTCTTGAAGCAAGTTCCGTCGCGCGTGGTATGTCTGTCTTCGCTGGTAAATTAGGTCAGCAGGTCGCAGCAGAGTGCGTGAGCGCTGTTGACGATGCAACAATACCAAACGCTTGGGGAAGCGCAAATGTAGATGACGAAGGAACACCTACGCAGAGAATTGTTTTAATCGAAAAAGGTATATTGAAAGGATATATGATAGATAAATTGGGCTCGAGAAGAATGGGAATGCCTTCAACAGGTAGTGGAAGAAGACAAGATTACACATTCGCGCCAACATCAAGAATGAGTAATACATTTATTCTTCCTGGAGATTATCATCCCGAAGAAATCATAGCATCTGTCGATTACGGTTTGTATGCAAAGACCATGGGAGGCGGTTCCGTCAATCCAGCGACTGGTGAATTTAATTTTGCGGTGAACGAGGGATACTTAATTGAAAAAGGAAAAATAACTAAGCCAGTTAAAGGCGCAACACTCATAGGAAAAGGGTACGAAATTATTCAAAAGATAGAAATGGTTGGTAACGACGTTGCGAGAGGACAAGGTATGTGCGGTTCTTACAGTGGTTCAATACCGGCAGACGTTGGTCAACCAACGATAAAGGTAAGTGAAATAATTGTTGGGGGGCGAAATAAATGA
- the ruvC gene encoding crossover junction endodeoxyribonuclease RuvC: MRILGIDPGYGIVGYGVVEKLGNKIAYVSHGAIKTEKGEHFEDRLDYIYNQVNEIIEKYNPELVAIESLYFYKNVKTAIYVGEARGVILLAIKHSNIPFVEFTPHQVKLTVTGYGRAEKTQIQKVMKILLKLNEIPKPDDAADALAIAWCAAVSGSDYSSYKKNTK; this comes from the coding sequence ATGCGTATTCTTGGTATAGATCCCGGTTATGGCATTGTTGGTTACGGTGTCGTTGAAAAACTAGGCAACAAGATAGCATACGTTAGTCATGGGGCAATAAAGACAGAAAAAGGTGAACATTTTGAAGATAGACTTGATTACATATACAATCAAGTGAATGAGATTATAGAAAAATACAATCCTGAACTTGTGGCTATTGAGAGTCTTTACTTTTATAAGAACGTCAAAACGGCTATCTATGTTGGTGAAGCTCGAGGGGTTATCCTTCTTGCGATTAAGCATTCCAATATCCCATTTGTTGAGTTCACACCACACCAAGTTAAGCTTACGGTGACAGGTTATGGTAGGGCGGAGAAAACGCAAATACAAAAAGTTATGAAAATACTTCTTAAACTCAATGAAATACCAAAACCAGATGATGCGGCGGACGCCCTCGCCATCGCTTGGTGTGCTGCGGTGAGTGGTTCTGATTATTCTTCGTATAAGAAAAACACAAAATAA
- a CDS encoding TldD/PmbA family protein — MNFEEFKEKIFVLAKEKGVEVQISYSKSRNFQVRYQNGEMDQYTDAGKFRINVQVLKDGKIGMSYTETLDNPEKVFIDAYENISIVDTEDIEYFYDGKGTYPNIEPYNGAFETLSVKERLNYVEIAHRKVREDERIINDMAVYGDQMSESKIVNTLGLDVSFVSGGGFMYAMAVAKDVSPRSAFEFAIGKKPEEINPTHVGERAKDEAITLIGSKSVKSGKYRVILRNDVFSDILGMLVSMINADNAHKNLSPLKGKIGEKIASEKFTVKDLPVHELSIVATPFDSQGVPTKEKVIIENGVFKTFLHNLKTAKKDNVEPTGNAYGTSIAPINLYVEPGEKNFEELLETLDNGIVIIEVEGMHSGANPISGNFSLGAKGLKVENGKIVHGVEQVTISGNFLEIMHKIEEVGNDLRGFIGMNGMIVPSVLISELDIAGNA; from the coding sequence ATAAATTTTGAAGAATTCAAAGAAAAAATATTTGTTCTTGCAAAGGAAAAAGGTGTAGAAGTACAGATTAGTTATTCAAAATCAAGAAATTTCCAAGTGAGATATCAAAACGGTGAGATGGACCAATATACAGACGCAGGGAAGTTTAGGATAAACGTTCAAGTCCTTAAAGATGGGAAAATCGGCATGTCTTACACGGAAACACTCGATAATCCAGAAAAAGTTTTTATAGACGCATACGAAAATATTTCGATTGTAGACACAGAAGATATAGAATACTTTTACGATGGGAAAGGAACGTACCCAAACATTGAACCTTACAATGGGGCTTTTGAAACTCTCTCCGTGAAAGAAAGATTGAATTACGTTGAGATAGCTCACAGAAAAGTTAGAGAAGACGAAAGAATTATAAACGATATGGCCGTATACGGAGACCAAATGAGCGAATCAAAGATAGTAAACACCCTTGGACTTGATGTTTCATTCGTCAGTGGTGGAGGTTTTATGTACGCAATGGCAGTGGCAAAAGATGTATCACCAAGATCCGCTTTTGAATTTGCTATTGGTAAAAAACCAGAAGAAATAAATCCCACGCACGTTGGCGAGAGAGCAAAAGATGAAGCAATCACTTTAATCGGTTCGAAATCGGTAAAGAGTGGAAAGTACAGAGTTATACTAAGAAACGACGTATTTTCCGACATTTTAGGCATGCTTGTGTCTATGATAAATGCTGATAATGCGCATAAAAACTTGTCACCACTCAAAGGTAAAATTGGCGAAAAAATCGCTTCCGAAAAGTTTACAGTAAAAGACTTACCAGTACATGAACTGAGTATTGTCGCCACGCCATTCGACTCACAAGGTGTACCCACAAAAGAAAAAGTTATTATTGAAAATGGAGTGTTTAAGACATTCCTCCATAATCTAAAAACAGCCAAAAAAGATAACGTTGAGCCAACGGGAAACGCATATGGGACAAGTATAGCACCTATAAATCTTTACGTAGAGCCTGGAGAAAAGAATTTTGAAGAGCTTCTTGAAACCCTTGATAATGGAATAGTAATCATCGAAGTTGAAGGTATGCACTCTGGCGCAAATCCAATATCAGGTAATTTCTCCTTAGGTGCGAAAGGACTAAAAGTAGAAAACGGTAAGATTGTTCATGGAGTTGAACAGGTAACAATTTCTGGTAACTTCCTTGAAATAATGCACAAAATTGAAGAAGTTGGAAACGATTTGAGGGGCTTTATCGGTATGAATGGAATGATTGTACCATCTGTTCTAATAAGTGAACTTGATATAGCTGGAAATGCATAA
- the flgC gene encoding flagellar basal body rod protein FlgC → MQSEFNIMNISATGLSAQRFRIEVISTNIANSETTRTENGGPYRRKVPVFQEVLRNIKGNQENGGVMVKSIYEDPSEYRIVYDPTHPDADENGYVKLPNVNIVREMVDMINAQRAYEANATAINTTKAMINAALQIGR, encoded by the coding sequence ATGCAAAGTGAATTCAACATAATGAACATATCTGCCACAGGTTTGTCAGCCCAGAGGTTTAGAATAGAGGTAATTTCTACAAATATAGCGAATTCCGAGACAACAAGAACGGAAAACGGTGGGCCGTACAGGAGAAAAGTGCCTGTTTTTCAGGAGGTTTTGAGAAATATAAAAGGTAATCAGGAAAATGGTGGGGTTATGGTGAAAAGTATATACGAAGACCCTTCCGAGTACAGGATAGTGTATGACCCAACTCATCCAGATGCGGATGAAAATGGTTATGTGAAATTACCAAACGTTAACATTGTCCGTGAAATGGTTGATATGATTAACGCACAAAGAGCTTACGAAGCGAATGCAACAGCAATTAACACAACAAAAGCTATGATAAACGCAGCCCTTCAAATCGGGAGGTGA
- the secG gene encoding preprotein translocase subunit SecG gives MLGVVLIVVHTIIAVGLIWMVLQEMSKFAELGGAFGSGAAYTMFGRKKGLDTSGKITVALAIAFFVMCFLTSWVLSR, from the coding sequence ATGTTGGGAGTTGTATTAATTGTTGTACACACGATTATCGCAGTGGGGCTTATTTGGATGGTATTGCAAGAAATGAGTAAGTTCGCAGAACTTGGTGGTGCATTTGGTAGTGGAGCAGCTTATACCATGTTTGGGAGGAAAAAAGGTTTAGATACATCTGGTAAAATAACAGTTGCCCTTGCAATTGCGTTCTTTGTTATGTGCTTCTTAACATCATGGGTTTTATCAAGATAA